From the genome of Pelosinus fermentans DSM 17108:
GACCAGTACCGCCGGTACCTCGGCGAGTGGTGAAAAAAGGATCAAATATCTTCTTCTGCACCTCCGGCGTCATGCCTTTTCCATCATCTGCATAGGTTAAGGTGATAATCCCAGCTGAGTAGGAAATCTCAATAGTTATCGTACCAGCATCATCTGGCTCATAAGCATGCATGATAGAGTTATTTAACATATTCGAAATGATTTGCCAAAAAGCCCCAGGATACCAATAGACTTTAATTGCCTCTGGACAAATCACATTTACCGTGTGATGGGTCTTTTTTAATTGCGGTCTCAAACTTACCAATACATCCTGTATGTATTCTTCCAATTGAAAACTGCGTCGTTCTTCCACCAATTGATCAACTGCCACTTTTTTGAAACTGCGAATTAATTCAGCTGCCCGTTCCAGATTCGTAAAAATAATCTTACTTACATGATTGGAAGACTCTAAATACAATTGTAAATCTGATTTTTTCATCTGGCCATCTGAAAATTTCCGATCCAACTCACCTGTTTTCTCTGACAAATGGGAAATTGCCGTAATGCTATTCCCTACTGGCGTATTAATTTCATGTGCCACGCCCGCTACTAACTCCCCTAATAAAGCCATCTTTTCTACTTCTACTAAATGACTGCGAGTTTGCTGCAAATCTTCTAAGGTATGCCGCAGAGCAGAATTCGTATCCTGCAATGCCCTTGTTCGCTCGGATACTTGATTCTCTAGTTCCCTATTTAAATGACGAATTTCTTCCTCAACCTTTTTTCGACTGTTTATATTAATCGCCAATATGGCAACCAGCAATAGCAAGATCATGAATACCACTGTTAAGAACCATACTAAATATTTATATGTCTCATAGAAGGTAACAGGACTATTTACGACAACACTGCCTACAGGCAAGGATTCTTTTTTTATTCCAGCCTTGCGCAATGCATGATAATCAAACATATACTGCTGAATACTTTCCTTTATCACAGGCATATTAACTGGAGGAATTCTTTCGAAGACAACTTTCCGAGCTAATTCACCAGCTATTTTCCCTTGATTAAACCCGCTGGTTACCTTTCCGCCCAACATACCAGACTTTAAATAAAAATCCCAAAAACAATATACAGGCACCTTACTATTTGCTCCAATTAGTTCCCCTGCTTCTTCATAGCTAAAAATAGTTTCATCTTTATCCACATTGAAAGTCATTAGCAAGACTACTGTATCATCAGAAAGAGCAGCTATCTTCTCCAGCACTTCAGACATCGCCATTTTCTCTAGAAAAATAAACTGTATTTTGCTATCAAAACTAGGCATGATTTTTTCGAGTAATTGCTTATTGGCTTTGCCAACTGTCGTCTCATCGTTGATAACAACTATTTTTGTCACCTGTGGCTGTAACAATAAAGCCGCTTCAATCGTACTCTTTATATCCACGTCCTCAATGATACCTGTCACCCATGTTTTATCCTGTATAGCCGTCTCGTCAAAATAATTTACACCACAAAAAATGATCGGGGTAGAAGGAAAAAGTGTTTGCTGATATGCTAATGCAAAATCATAAGCTGCATCGTCCGTAACAATAACTGCATCAAATTTCTTTCCTTTGTATTTTTGCTCATAGAGCTTATATAAACTGTCTAAATAGTCAGAAGTAATATTCTGTTTCGTATCCATATAATCAAAATACAGCACTGCCTGTTTATCTTGCTGGAAGACCGACTTAATGCCCTGTTCTTCTAATTTTACCCAAGGCATTTCCGAATGATAGGAATGAAGTACTAAAATCTTTTTTCTGTCTTTACGATATAATTCCTCACGGTCATTAGCCTCGGAATGGACAATATTCCCATCCTTATATCTTGACCAAGGAATGATTTCTCCTGCTATTTCTTGCTTAATAAGCAGAATAAAAGTTCCACCTAATAAAAAAGTAATAATCAACACCGTTAGCAACGTAAAAGAAACTGCATATTTCACAGTTATTTCCCCCTGCGTATCAAACGTTTCAATCCTTTATACAACTTTCGCCATTTTTCATCCAGAACCTTCCTATTCGTTGGAAAATCTTCATATCCAGCCAATCTGTTTATGGCTAAAATTATCGTATTTTATATATGAGATCAGATCTTATTGGACTTTTGGAGAGGGCTTCATTCCCTTATTACTAAAAAAATGAGACTTATAACCTAATCATTAGGTTATAAGTCTCATTTTTCATTTTAAGAGCAAATCGCATAGAAATCACTCATGAAGAGTATTGGATTTATCCAGTAAATGAATTAACCATACTCTACCTACTGCAACCGTTGGTACGGCAAATAACATTCCTGTAATGCCAAAAAGATGACCAAAAAGCAAGATGGTAACCATGATAAATACAGGGTGAACCTTAATCGCTTTGCCGACTACTTTGGGATATATAATATTATGATTTATCTTTAATAAAATAATATAAAATAGCAGTACTTTAAAGGCTAGCAAGGGAGAATAGGACAGGGCAACCAAAGTACCTGGAACCGTGGCTACTATAGAACCAATAACAGGTACAAACTCCGATAAAGCAGATACTAATGCCAAGACATGAGCATAAGGCAGACCAAAGATATAACTTCCCAGGAACACGACAAAACCTGAAAAAATAGAAATTAACATCTGTCCTCTAATATAGCCGCCCAGCACAATATTAATATCACCAAAGAAAGCAGCAAAGCGTTTTACCTGTAAAGGCGGTAAAAAATCTGCAATAGAAGAGGCAATTTTTCGCCCGTCTTTTAATAAGTAAAAAGTTAAGAAAGGTACTGCAATCATTTCTGCAACTCCTGAAAAAGTACGAATTAAAGGTATCACCGATTCTTTTACCATATCCACGGCAAAAACAACCGTATCACGCAGCACCTGATTACCATACTCTGCAAATTCGGCGGGCAGCATATTAACCACAATAGAAGAATCAAAATGAATAATAAAGGCCGGAAACTCGCGGATAAAACCTGCTAAATCAGGTAATATCGTGCGAAAAATCACACTCATCAGCACTGCCAGCACACCAAAAAAACCAAACAATGCCAAGAGTACTGCTACCCCACGAGAAATTGAACGAGAAAGCCGAAGCACTATCGGATCGAGCAAAATAAACAATAATGCAGTAACAAGTAAAAGTATCAATAAGGATTTAGCATATATATATAACACCGATACCAAAACAATAAAAAATAAAAAAAATATAAAAATACAATCTTTCCAGAGAGTCCCCCACTGTAATGGAGTCATTCTCTTACTATCACTAATCATAATTATCTCCCCTTATCAGCATAGTAAAAATACCTATTTTTGATAATCACTGCTCATTTAGCATAAAGATGCATATTCATGCGTTTTAACATGCTGCTTCTTAGTATCCCTATCCTGCGTCTATTTTAGTCTTTCCCCTAATCTCTCAAACACCATTACGGTCTTTAGATTTCAGTGACGCTTCACATTATATAACAATTATTACTACCTTTCTATCTTAGCTATGAATAAAAACGCCACATCTGCTGTGACGTTTTAAAAATTCTTACTCATCTTCACATATTTCATTCCATCTTTTGTTGCAGCCTCTTCTATTTCTTCAAAGCCAAATTTTTTATAGAAATCGATTTTATTCACTCTTGCATTGCACCAAAATGATGTTGCACCTTGTTTTTCTGCCTCTTTTAATACATAATCCAATAACACGCTTCCATAACCTTTCCCTTGCAATTCTTGCAGGGTTGCAAATTTTCTAAATTGGACTACATTATTTTTTTCGAAAAGCGATATTACAGAAATTAGGTCATGATTCACAAATAAACCAAAATGTTTTCCCAATTCATCATCTTTTAATTTTATATATTCGATATCTTTTTCCGGCCACATTACTTTATGTCTCAAATACCATGTCTCTTTTGCAGAAATCTCTTTTACATCAATTTTACTCTCCCCCTTATTAGGCTCTTTTAACTATATCATATATGTCAGTTTTATTACAATTCAATCTCCCTTAAAAAGAATCTTTATAACGAAACAGCATTTTTTAATATGCTTCATAAAAAAGCACCTACAAATCCTTACTAAAGGTTTCTAGGTGCACTAATAAGTGTTTTCCCAACCATCACGCCAGGCAAACATTTAATTCATTCTTATCCAGCTTTTTGAGTTAGTTCAACATTATAAAATTTATTTATTGCCTCATCCAGCCTCTGACTAACCACTAAAACATCTGGATGTGATATTCCCTTTTTGAGTGCCATTACGTGCATTTCTTCCCGTAAGTGATCTATCATATACCATAAAGTTTTCATGACAATTTCCTTTCTATTTTTTATACATTAATCATTATAATGTATACATTAATACAAAATTTGTCGAAGTACAGTTCTCAGATAAACTTTATTTTTCTATTTACATTCAAAAAAACCTTTTCCATCATCATCGTATAAATAGACCTGCTACCCATGACCTTACAGGTATATCTTATACCAACATCTCCACCTTTCACCAGATGCAGCTTGCTCTTAATTATAGTATGCTCATAAAAAAAGCGCCTTGCAAAGCCTTATATCATAAAGGTTGCAAAGCATTTTATTTTATTCCCACTCAGTTTAACGGTATTATGTGGAGTTTATTTATCTGAAATGCTTAGTATTTCTGCTACTTAACCCCTGCTTTTTAAGCCAAATGATGTTTTACACGGCGGTATCTTAACAAGTCGATGAAAGCTTCCAATCGAGTCACTATACCGGCTTCACCAGATTGTTCATCAAAAGCTAAAGATAAAACCGGAATGTCCACATCATTGCTAACTTTAGGTAGAATATTTTTTGCAACAATTTCAGGCATACAGGTGAACGGGAACACATGAATAATGCCGTCATATTTTTCTTGTCCCATATTGACCGTATGAGCGATACTTTTTATGCCGTGGCCACCTACATAATGACCAAGATAGGGTTGAGCCAAATCGGCTAAATATTTAAATTTCTTGAGATATTCCCGCTTTCTAAACAAATGACCATTTATATAGTCGCTCAAATACATGGTTTTATATACTTCTACTCCCATATTTCCTAAACGCCAATCTAAGTTCTGGTTAATAGATGACTCAAGCATAACATAAATTTCACCAACTACACCAATACGCAGTGGTCTAGTTCCAGACTTGAGTTTAACTTCGTCCAGTTCGCTTTCACCCTTATGCCAAGCGGTTCTTAATGTAGAAAGATTTTCTGCGGCATCGATTACATCAACAGTTTGTCGCCAGATAAAATCTGATTCACCCACAGATACCTCCCGCGGTCGTATCATATTCACTTTTCGCTGAATACTATCCATCGCGTGTATTTTAGCCAAAGCCAAGCGAAATGCTAAATAAACCTCCCAAAAATTACGTTTAAAAGCAACCCGGTGTAATTGCTTTATAATATCAACAATATCGGGTTCAACAACTATCATATCAAAATTAAAGCCCAAATTTTTAAGGATGCCCTGCTGTATTTCAGCATAGTAACCTAATCGGCAGGGACCAACCCCTCCGCAAGTTACAATTGTATTTGCCCCTTGTTCAAGGGCTTCAATAAAATTCCCTAAATTGATTTTAAAGGGCAGACAAGCGGTCTCTGGAGAATATTTTATACCCAATTCCAACGTCCTTTTAGAAATGGGCGGAGGAAGCACCACTTGTCGTCCGAGACCGGTGAAAAGCTCCTTAAGGGCTATACTCATATCTCCCATATGGGGAAAAGTAACAATCATGACTGTTTCCTCCGAATTAACATATCCGTAAACGCTTCCAGCCTTGTCACAAAGCCTGCCTCAGCCGTATGTTCGTCTACTGTTAAGAGCATGCATGGGATATTAAGTGCTTGGGCGCGCTGACTGACCAATTCACCTATTAAAGCGTCAGGTCCACAGGTAAAAGAAGTGATAAAAATCAGCCCGTCAACTGGTTGTCCCGATTGTATTAAGGCTAATGCCGCACCTGCCATATGGTCGCCATTAGACCAAAAGATTTTTTTGCCAAGAGTTTTAGCAGCAATAGCAGCTTGGCGATTACTAATCATCTCAGGAGTTATAACATCAATACCAAAGTGATTCAATTTATCAATAATATTCATGCTAATTTGTCGGTCATAAATGATGTAGGGATGACCAATTAAGCCTATACGCTGCCCGTTAGGCTTACTATAGCGGATGGCTTGATCCATGCGCCGATACTGCCAAGCATGATACCATGCATAAAGACTGCTAATCGCATTTTTGCCCAGCATATGTCCTACAGTTATAATCGCCTGATACAAGCTGCGACTATTTTGGCGAAGATTCAAGTTGACATCAATAAGCGGCGGTAAGTTATCAATATTACTACGCAGCATATCCGGCATACCAATAATTTTGGGACATGTATATTGCCCAGCCGCAACGCTGATGATCCTTGGCGTAAATAGATAGTCAACTTGTTTGTATAAATCATTAATATGTCCAAAATATACTTTAGCAGGCAAGCATACCTCGTCCAATCCGCTTCCGCAATTCAGCGTCGCTTTAGAGGTATCGCCAGTAACAACTACCTCAGCCCCCAGTTCTTGCAAAAATTTTTCCCAGATTGATCCATATTGATAATATAGCAACCCCCGTGGTAACCCAATTCTTATCGTCAAGAAACATCATCATCCTTTTTAGCCTTTTCTCAAGCAACTGTTACACTATTACTCCATTTACCACATTGGTCCCCCCAACGCGCTGCTACATTACCGTTCATTTGAATTTCAACGACTTCACACATATTAGCACAGCCACTGCACTCAAAGCTTCGTGGTGTGTAGACAAAATCAATTACATCAAAACCTTGGAAAACAGTTCGTTTTGTCTGAGCAACTTCTTCCTTGGCTAATAAAGCAGAACCAATGGCTCCCATAACATTATGGTAGGGTGAAACCACGACAGGGCAACCTAACGCGTCCTCAAAAGCTCTTTTGATTCCCTTGTTTGCCGCTACCCCGCCTTGGAAGAGAATAGGACTTTGGATTTGCTTTCCTTTGCCTATATTATTGAGGTAGTTTCTTACTAAAGCCTGACATAATCCGTTAAGAATATCTGAAGTTACATGACCAGTCTGCTGTTTATGAATCATGTCAGATTCGGCAAAAACCGCACAGCGTCCCGCAATCCGGACTGGTGTTTTTGACTCTAAAGCCTTGTCGCCAAAATCTTCGATTCCTATATTAAGACGAGCAGCTTGCTGGTCCAAAAAAGATCCTGTACCGGCTGCACATACAGTATTCATAGCAAAATCAGTAACTACTCCATTACGAATAATAATCATTTTAGAGTCTTGTCCGCCAATTTCTAGTACGGTTTGCACATCTGGCATGATATGCATCGCTGCTACTGCATGGGCGGTGATTTCATTCTTTATGCTATCTGCTCCTACTATTACCCCTGTGAGATGCCGGCCACTACCAGTAGTGCCGACACCTTGAACCTTTATTTCAGGGTTACGCTCTTTAATTTGACGTAAGCCATTTTGCACCGCTTCAATCGGTCTCCCTTGCGTACGTATATATAACGTATCGATTACCTTACCAAATTCGTCAAGAGCAGCAACGTTAGTGCTTACTGAACCCACGTCAATACCTAAATATACATGCATCAAAAATGCCTCCCATATAGCGTTTACTTTGATTAGTATACCATATTTTTTATATTTTACCAATTTTAGTAAAATAAAATCAAATTTCGATAAGAAACAGTAATACTCATTTAGCTTTGTGCTTTTGGGACAAAACGTCTTTTACCTCCATTGTTTTACAGGTAATTAATGGTTCTTGTCGAATACTCACTTTAAAGAGGTGAAAATATGCTTAAAACTAAAAGCCCAGGAAAAAATATTAAAGAAGTTTTACGAAAACTTGGCAATAGATACACGATTAAAACAATTGACTTTGAAAATTGCATTTATCTTATGCTTGATAATGGTTATTTTTTTGAAGTAAGCGGCCTAGACAATACGAAAAAATCATTTGATGCTACTATCTACGTTTGGGGAAATACTGAAGGATCAAAAACAATAGAAACAATTCCTAATATTGATTCTCTCGATATGTTGAAAGACTGCTTACAAGAGGCTGAGGGGAAATATTTAAAGCTTTAAAGTAGATACATAATCTCATTGCTTTCCGTCACTAGCGTAGTGGCGGTTTTATTTTTCTCAGGTTGTGGACCACCTTCCTTTCGTAGTAATCCTGCATTCTGGCTTCACGATTACGGGATAAAATGTTCACTTCCTTTACTAAATCCCAGAGACGAGCGCTCCTCCATATCTCCCTTGAAAATACTATGCGATTAGCAAAACAAATGGCTAACAAAAAGTATGTTTTTAGTATGCTTGCATAAAAAAACGCCTTGCAGAACCCTTATAATATAAAGGTCGCAAGGCATTTTATTGTTTATTCCCATTCAATGGTAGAAGGCGGTTTTGATGTAACATCATACACAATGCGATTTACACCTTTTACTTCATTTACAATACGACGAGAAATCTGATCTAGTACTTCATATGGCATTCTTACCCAATCAGCTGTCATACCATCTTCACTGGATACGATACGCAATCCGACTGTATATGCATAGGTACGCTCATCCCCCATAACGCCAACACTCTTCATGGCAGGCAAGATAGCAAAGGATTGCCATACTTTGCGATACATATCCGCCTTCTTAATCTCCTCTTGAACAATTGCATCTGCTTCACGCAAGATTTCCAAACGTTCTTCTGTAATCTCGCCGATAATCCGAATCGCAAGACCAGGACCAGGAAAAGGTTGACGCCATACAATTTCTTCTGGTAAATTCAGTTCTCTAGCCAGCGCCCGAACCTCATCTTTAAATAAATCACGTAATGGTTCCACCAATGCAAACTTCATATCTTCCGGTAAGCCGCCTACATTATGGTGACTTTTAATGACAGCAGCCGTATCCGTACCGCTTTCAATGACATCAGGATACAAAGTACCCTGCACCAAAAAGTCTATGTCTCCTAATTTATTGGCTTCCGTTTCAAATACGCGAATAAATTCATCACCAATAATTTTACGTTTTGCTTCAGGCTCCGTGACCCCGGCAATACGATTCATAAAGCGATCAGGAACATTGGCGTATACCAAATTCATATTGAATCCATCGCGGAAGGTTTTAACCACCTGCTCCGATTCATTCTTACGCATAAAACCGTGGTTAACATATACACAAGTTAATTGATCACCAACAGCCCGATGCACTAGTACAGCAGCTACGGAGGAATCAATACCGCCACTTAAGGCACAAAGCACACGTTTATTGCCTACTTGTTTGCGGATGGCTGCAATCGCCTGATCCACAAAAGAACCCATATTCCAATCGCCACGGCATTGACAGATATCAAATAAGAAGTTCCGGATTATTTTCATTCCTTCTGGCGTATGTACTACTTCTGGATGGAATTGTACGCCATAGATGTTACGCACTGCATTTGCCATTGCTGCTACTGGAGTATTAGCCGTATGTGCTGTAACCACAAAATTAGCTGGAGGCGTTTCAATATAATCACCATGGCTCATCAATACTTGTGTTTCTGATCCTAACTCCGAAAAGATGTCTGTATTCTTATCAATTAATAAACGTGTATTGCCATATTCACGAGATTCAGAATGTGCAACTTTGCCACCTAAGGTGTAAGCTGTTAATTGCATTCCATAACAAATTCCAAAAATAGGAATATTTAAATCAAATATTTGCGGATCACATTTCGGTGCTTTATCCCCATACACACTGGATGGGCCACCAGAAAAAACAATACCAATGGGACTCATAGATTTTATTTTTTCAATTGATGTCTTATATGACACAATTTCACAGTACACGCCGCACTCACGAATCCGTCTGGCAATCAGCTGACTATACTGACCACCAAAGTCCATAATTAAAACTAATTGATTTTGCTTATTTTGCATAGTAAAAAAGATTCCTCCTACATGTAGATATTAAATCAAAATATAGCACACAATGCTACTTATTGTAAATGCCCTTTAGCAAAGTTTCCTTCCGTAAATCGCGGCAGGCACATTTTCCTGTTGCCGACAAATTTCGAATTGTATCTAAAATGATCCTGCTAATCATCGGAGCATCATCATAAAAAATATCTTTTAAATCCTGATGTGACCATTCTTTGACCAATCCTTCACCATAATTGACTACAAAGTAAAGTCCTGCATAACATGCCCCGATTTCCCTTGCCAAATACACCTCTGGGCAGATACTCTGACCAATAATATCAGCATGTCCTTTCATCATCGCAACCTCTGCCGGGCTTTCAAAGTGACGACCATCAGTATTTGCATAAATACCCCGAGTAAAAATCCGACCGTCATAATGCTTGCGAGTAGCTTTTACTAACGTACTGCGCACTTCAGCGCACAATGCTTCTCTCATGATAAGTAGATATTTGCCATCCAGCTCCACATCTTTACGCACAGATAGATCAAGATAATCATCTGGTATTACAAAATCACGAGGATCTAATAGGTGGTTTGCAGTACCTACACCACCTTCGCTGATGATACGCTTTACACCTACCTTACGAAATACCCAAAAGATTTGCCTTGAAGCATCTGCTCGACTTACCCCGCTGCGCCAACCATGCATTTTGCACGTAAGGACTGGGCAATCATCCACGCTAAACAAAGAGAAGATGGGGCTGAGTCCATAGGGTGTAGCAAACTGTACATGATCATCAATCATTACCACCCCCGGATCACTGCTCCCTAAAGGAAAATTACTCGACAAGGTTCCTGAGCCGCCAATTACCGCATAGTCTGCCTGTATATCCACACTAACCATCCTTACTATGTATTGACCTTTTTTTAAAATTACCAATACATATAGATTTTTTTTATTATACTAAAACACTCTTATTCAAAGGTTCGTATTATATTATACTGTGTATCACGCTGCGCTGGTAGTTTGCCAGTTTCACCAATGAGAGTTACCATCTTTTCAATTGACATTTGAAACGATGTCCCTGCAGCTTTAACCACATTTTCCTCTAGCATAATACTGCCTAAATCATTAGCGCCAAAAGCTAATGTCAATTGCCCAATATTCTGTCCTTGGGTCACCCAGGAACCTTGAATATGTTTAATATTGTGGAAATACAATCTAGCTACAGACAGTGTCTTTAAATAGTCCCAAGTAGATACTTTTTTCCCACCCATCTCTGTATTGCCAGGTTGATAGGACCAAATAATAAAGGCGCGAAAGCCTCCTGTTTTCTCCTGAAGATTCCTTATCTTTTCCATGTGCTCCATACGCTGAGCATAGGATTCTCCCATACCAATCACCATTGTCGCTGTTGTTTCAAGCCCTATCTTGTGGGCAGCTTCCATAACCATCAACCAATCTCCAGCGCTAATTTTTTTAGGGCTGACTCTTTGCCGCACCTCATCCACTAAGATCTCAGCACCGCCGCCTGGCAAGGAATCTAAACCCGCTGCTTTCAGCGCTTCTAATATTTCAATTACCGATCGTCCTTCTTTTTTTGCAATATGAACAATTTCTGCAGGGGAAAAAGAGTGAATGGCAATATTAAAATTCTTTTTGATATAGGTAAGTAATTCAACATAATAATCCAAACCTAAGGCTGGATTTAGACCACCTTGGAGCATGACCTGCGTACCGCCTGCTTCAATGGTTTCTTTCAGCTTATCAAAGATAGCAGTTTGAGATAGGGTATAACCGTCAGGATGCCCCTGCCTGCGATAAAAAGCACAAAATCGGCATTCACTTGTACAGATATTTGTATAATTGATATTACGATCAATTATAAAGGTAACTACATTTCCCGGATGCATCTTCTGCCGCATTTTATTTGCTGCCTGTCCCAGTTCTAAAATATCTCCACCAGATAACATTTCTACAGCTTGATTCGTTGCTAGTATCCTACTCATTTTACCACCTTTGCAAACTCAATCTCTGTTATGTTAGGACTTAAACCTAAATCATGAGCCATTCTATAATATGTCAATAAAGCCTGTTCATGAGCAGGGCTGAATTGATAGTTGAGCAAGCCAATATAATGAACAATTTGTGCCGCTGTTAAAGAGAACGTATCTTGTAAGGTACGAGCAGCATCCGCTATATGAGTTAGACCATATTGAAATCCGCCAGTCACTTTCTCATATACCATTTGTACATAGTCTTTATTTAGATCAGCAAACTTACGATTGAGTGCCCATACCGCATATACCATAGGAAGGCCGGTGAGTTTTTTCCACTCCCCTCCCAGATCATAATAATAGTAGCCAGCCAATTGATGATGATAAGCCATAAGAGCATCATCACCAATAAATAATACTGCCTCTGCATCCTCTAATACCCCTTCGTCAAGAGACAAGGGACTGACAAAATATTCCGGGGAAGCTTGATATGCATGATGCATAATGATTTTTAACAAGCCATGAGAAGTCGCTGATTTGGACGTCAGTGCAATACGAGCCTGCTTTAACTGCTCAATTGGATGTTTTGACACTAAGATAATACTCTCTAATGCGTTCTCTGCACTGATGGACACATTGGGCAGCACTACTAATTTCTCACTGTTTTGTGCATATATAATAGAAGACACAGGACTAATATTTAATTGTTCCGTGACTATTAGTTGATTAAGCTGGGCCGGAGTTGCTGAATAGATCGAAAGTTTTTCTCCAAAGCCGCCGTGAGATAACCCATAGTGCAGCGGCAAACAGTTAATAAATTTGATATTTCCTAAGCTTTGATTATCCATATGATTTCACTCCACTTGAGATTTTCAGTGGGCGGTAAAAAGTATCTCTTTCTACTGCAAGGTAACCTGTCTCTTCAACAAAACTGATAATCTCTTTTTTCGTAATTCCTTTTTTTGTAGTAGCACCAGCGGCATGAATGATCTTTTCTTCCACAACCGTTCCATCTAGGTCATCTGCACCAAAAGTTAACGCCAGCTGAGCAATCGGCAGTGTCAGCATCATCCAAAATGCCTTTATATGATCAAAATTATCTAATACCAATCGTG
Proteins encoded in this window:
- the guaA gene encoding glutamine-hydrolyzing GMP synthase, coding for MQNKQNQLVLIMDFGGQYSQLIARRIRECGVYCEIVSYKTSIEKIKSMSPIGIVFSGGPSSVYGDKAPKCDPQIFDLNIPIFGICYGMQLTAYTLGGKVAHSESREYGNTRLLIDKNTDIFSELGSETQVLMSHGDYIETPPANFVVTAHTANTPVAAMANAVRNIYGVQFHPEVVHTPEGMKIIRNFLFDICQCRGDWNMGSFVDQAIAAIRKQVGNKRVLCALSGGIDSSVAAVLVHRAVGDQLTCVYVNHGFMRKNESEQVVKTFRDGFNMNLVYANVPDRFMNRIAGVTEPEAKRKIIGDEFIRVFETEANKLGDIDFLVQGTLYPDVIESGTDTAAVIKSHHNVGGLPEDMKFALVEPLRDLFKDEVRALARELNLPEEIVWRQPFPGPGLAIRIIGEITEERLEILREADAIVQEEIKKADMYRKVWQSFAILPAMKSVGVMGDERTYAYTVGLRIVSSEDGMTADWVRMPYEVLDQISRRIVNEVKGVNRIVYDVTSKPPSTIEWE
- a CDS encoding MTAP family purine nucleoside phosphorylase, giving the protein MDIQADYAVIGGSGTLSSNFPLGSSDPGVVMIDDHVQFATPYGLSPIFSLFSVDDCPVLTCKMHGWRSGVSRADASRQIFWVFRKVGVKRIISEGGVGTANHLLDPRDFVIPDDYLDLSVRKDVELDGKYLLIMREALCAEVRSTLVKATRKHYDGRIFTRGIYANTDGRHFESPAEVAMMKGHADIIGQSICPEVYLAREIGACYAGLYFVVNYGEGLVKEWSHQDLKDIFYDDAPMISRIILDTIRNLSATGKCACRDLRKETLLKGIYNK
- the mqnC gene encoding cyclic dehypoxanthinyl futalosine synthase, with product MSRILATNQAVEMLSGGDILELGQAANKMRQKMHPGNVVTFIIDRNINYTNICTSECRFCAFYRRQGHPDGYTLSQTAIFDKLKETIEAGGTQVMLQGGLNPALGLDYYVELLTYIKKNFNIAIHSFSPAEIVHIAKKEGRSVIEILEALKAAGLDSLPGGGAEILVDEVRQRVSPKKISAGDWLMVMEAAHKIGLETTATMVIGMGESYAQRMEHMEKIRNLQEKTGGFRAFIIWSYQPGNTEMGGKKVSTWDYLKTLSVARLYFHNIKHIQGSWVTQGQNIGQLTLAFGANDLGSIMLEENVVKAAGTSFQMSIEKMVTLIGETGKLPAQRDTQYNIIRTFE
- a CDS encoding menaquinone biosynthetic enzyme MqnA/MqnD family protein is translated as MDNQSLGNIKFINCLPLHYGLSHGGFGEKLSIYSATPAQLNQLIVTEQLNISPVSSIIYAQNSEKLVVLPNVSISAENALESIILVSKHPIEQLKQARIALTSKSATSHGLLKIIMHHAYQASPEYFVSPLSLDEGVLEDAEAVLFIGDDALMAYHHQLAGYYYYDLGGEWKKLTGLPMVYAVWALNRKFADLNKDYVQMVYEKVTGGFQYGLTHIADAARTLQDTFSLTAAQIVHYIGLLNYQFSPAHEQALLTYYRMAHDLGLSPNITEIEFAKVVK